DNA sequence from the Nitrospirota bacterium genome:
CTTTGCATCCTTCGCCTGAGCCTCTTCATTCTGCTGTTTCGCAATATTCGCCAACGTATCGATCCATAGGATATTGCCCTGTCTGATCTTGCCCAACCCGTTCATCTTCAAAATCATATCGAGCGCCTGATCCCAGGGCACACTCACAAGCTTCATCGTAACCTTGCTCTTGACCCCTTCACCGACAACCATGTTAAATCCGCTGACTTCGGCGATGAGACGCAGCACATTACTGATGTCGGCCTGTTGGAAATCCAGTGAAATGCGCCGGCCGATAAAGTGCGTTTCCCCAACAACCAAATCTTCCTTTGGCGTGCCTACCTCACCAGCATCTGCTCCGGATGTCATCTGAACCGGCTGTACGTAAAATTTCATTGGGTTGCGCTGAAAAAGTGCCGTTGTCCGCTGACCTACCCGAGAAGTGGCAGCCGCCTGGACCACCGGCATTACACGATTCTCTGATCCGATCGTTTCGACCGCCTCGCCACGGGATGAGTCCTTATCCGCCCCCACCTCTGTACCAACGCCCTCCCGAAGCGTCACAACAAGATTCGCCCCTTGCGGTTCAACTGAGTAGGCAACCGTACCGGTAAGATCTAATACCACCCGTACTCTATCACCATGATAACCCGTACGGACTCGCTTCAAGAACTGATGATTGACAGATATAGCAGGCTTACTGATGGCGGAAGCGACACCTGGAATGTCAATCAGGAGACGCCGTTCATCGAGACGCGTCACTTCATGATGCGGTAGTTTGCCGTCCCCCGAGATGACGACGCGGATGTCGTTCGTGCCACGCTGAACATCGATACTGGTCAGGATTGCTGCCCCTCCTCCCTCGATGCTCGAAGGCATACTTGAATCGTCGACAGAAACCTCGATTGGTGCTCCCAACGATGGTATGGCCATCGGGACAGTCAGCGCTCCCACCGCCGAGAGCACGCGAACGAATGCTGTGGTTGTTACGGTCTGCTTAGGTGTCATTCTGCGCCCTCTTTCGGGTGGAGGAGCTTGACATATTCCCGCTCCTGTTTACTCCCATACACATCTGTAAACCGCTCTTGCACCACAATACCTTTCTCCGTCACAGCACTTACCACGCCATTATTAGGACCGATACGCGTTCCT
Encoded proteins:
- the pilQ gene encoding type IV pilus secretin PilQ gives rise to the protein MTPKQTVTTTAFVRVLSAVGALTVPMAIPSLGAPIEVSVDDSSMPSSIEGGGAAILTSIDVQRGTNDIRVVISGDGKLPHHEVTRLDERRLLIDIPGVASAISKPAISVNHQFLKRVRTGYHGDRVRVVLDLTGTVAYSVEPQGANLVVTLREGVGTEVGADKDSSRGEAVETIGSENRVMPVVQAAATSRVGQRTTALFQRNPMKFYVQPVQMTSGADAGEVGTPKEDLVVGETHFIGRRISLDFQQADISNVLRLIAEVSGFNMVVGEGVKSKVTMKLVSVPWDQALDMILKMNGLGKIRQGNILWIDTLANIAKQQNEEAQAKDAKIKAEELVDRVFYIRNLQAMELMTSLRQYLSPRGLMQMSQGSNALIVRDTESKVGVMKQLIDGLDLEVPQVQIEARIVQADTTYSRSLGVQWGVQNVNLLSGGAVANFKSGTTGAFGAQTSNFLVNLPATVGGLTSTPGVGFTIGKTDGALLDMRLSAGELLGLSKVIAAPKVTTLDKREAKISQGESIPFQTTSLQGTQTTFVDANLELNVTPQITSRDPKETGKQIMMKVRATRNAVGARSNPAGPSIDRREANTQVLIRDGETMVVGGVFIDQQTNSVIGIPYLSRIPVLGWLFKSKSEAVAKQELLIFLTPSIVKSS